Proteins from one Cicer arietinum cultivar CDC Frontier isolate Library 1 chromosome 3, Cicar.CDCFrontier_v2.0, whole genome shotgun sequence genomic window:
- the LOC101489903 gene encoding uncharacterized protein, protein MIDGGLQNQSHIVIIVETQDTLRISAHSTAVLCEVIGIARHNLIVYLSVTTAADKTLTANTTCKHCPIVVLSRKFNVNLICLPLKNLDVILGMDWLSYHYILLDCGRKTVIFLDPELSKFLAVHEIKVSLKERYMKILSLASMGVTHDAKIEDVLVVRCFSDVFPTDVPELPLVRENEFSIDLHPGTGPISIAPYWMSPSELTELKEQLEELMSKQFIRPSVSLWGAHVLLVKKNDGRSGLCVDYRQLNKANIKN, encoded by the exons ATGATAGACGGAGGACTTCAGAATCAAAGccatattgttatcattgtggaGACCCAAGACACTTTGCGGATAAGTGCACACTCAACGgcagt ACTGTGTGAAGTTATTGGAATTGCACGTCACAACCTTATTGTTTATTTGTCTGTTACCACTGCTGCTGATAAGACTTTAACTGCAAATACGACATGTAAGCATTGTCCTATAGTTGTGTTGAGTAGGAAGTTTAATGTGAATCTCATTTGTCTACCTCTTAAGAACCTCGATGTTATCCTTGGTATGGATTGGTTGTCAtaccattatattttattagattgtGGTCGTAAGACTGTAATTTTCCTCGACCCAGAGCTTTCTAAATTCTTAGCCGTGCACGAAATCAAGGTTTCCCTTAAGGAAAGATATATGAAGATTTTGTCCCTAGCTAGTATGGGAGTTACTCATGATGCCAAGATAGAGGATGTACTAGTGGTTAGATGTTTCTCCGATGTGTTTCCGACTGATGTACCAGAACTACCGCTAGTGCGAGAGAATGAGTTTTCTATTGACTTACACCCAGGTACTGGACCCATCTCAATTGCACCCTATTGGATGTCGCCTTCCGAACTAACTGAGCTTAAAGAACAATTGGAAGAATTAATGTCAAAACAATTTATTCGACCTAGTGTTTCACTGTGGGGAGCTCATGTCTTGTTAGTAAAGAAAAACGACGGACGTTCAGGACTTTGTGTAGATTACAGGCAACTCAACAAGGCCAATATCAAGAACTGA
- the LOC101490881 gene encoding F-box/kelch-repeat protein At3g23880-like, with translation MDVQSATYMTLSPVVLSDDLIPEVLSFLSVKSLLRLRCVSKSWRALISDPVFVKLHLKKSSTRKTLFSLMKKHPLSESVDTHQSDGEVYCVLYPKSRLLHNPSFKLSVDSYYLSNEKDCEHKIAGSCNGLICLTGFSFTFTYREYWLRIWNPATRTLSPKIGYFRDSSNSPHEYYSLPAFDFKFGYDNSTDTYKVLATNIYLTGTVRILTLGDNVWRDIESFPVVPLKRIYRKSGGVYLGGTLNWLAMDNDFPYSVLKNHATVEQFRIVSLDLGTETYNQYMLPRRFDEMPPDMPTLGVLGDCLCFSYSPNKINFVIWKMQIFGVDESWVQFLKISYQTQHPDFHVVPLFLFEDTLILTSHKRQSILYNWRNNTLEEINVTIVNNRTTDYVESLVSIF, from the coding sequence ATGGATGTACAATCAGCCACGTATATGACTCTGTCGCCGGTGGTCCTCTCCGACGATCTAATACCTGAAGTACTTTCCTTTCTATCCGTGAAATCTCTTTTACGATTGAGGTGCGTGAGTAAGTCTTGGAGAGCCCTCATCTCCGATCCCGTGTTCGTGAAATTGCACCTCAAGAAATCATCAACACGAAAAACGCTCTTCTCACTAATGAAGAAGCATCCATTATCAGAATCGGTCGACACTCACCAAAGTGATGGTGAGGTGTATTGCGTTCTATACCCCAAAAGTCGTTTACTCCATAACCCGTCTTTCAAACTTTCCGTTGATTCTTACTACCTATCGAATGAGAAGGACTGCGAACATAAGATAGCAGGTTCCTGCAATGGATTGATCTGTTTGACCGGTTTTTCTTTCACCTTTACATATCGAGAGTACTGGCTTCGTATATGGAACCCAGCCACAAGGACACTGTCTCCAAAAATTGGGTATTTTCGCGATTCTTCCAACTCTCCACATGAATATTACTCGCTTCCAGCTTTCGATTTCAAGTTTGGCTATGACAATTCAACGGACACTTATAAGGTGCTGGCGACTAATATCTATCTCACAGGCACTGTAAGAATTCTCACTTTAGGTGATAATGTTTGGAGAGATATTGAAAGTTTTCCAGTTGTACCTCTGAAGAGAATATACAGAAAGAGTGGAGGTGTGTATTTGGGTGGAACTCTTAATTGGTTGGCGATGGACAATGATTTTCCCTATAGTGTTCTTAAGAATCATGCTACTGTTGAGCAGTTTCGTATTGTTTCGCTTGATTTGGGGACTGAGACTTACAACCAGTACATGCTGCCTCGTCGTTTTGATGAAATGCCGCCTGACATGCCAACTCTTGGTGTGTTGGGTGACTGCCTTTGTTTTTCTTATTCTcccaacaaaatcaattttgttatatggaAGATGCAAATATTTGGGGTCGATGAGTCTTGGGTCCAATTTCTTAAAATTAGTTACCAGACTCAGCATCCTGATTTTCATGTAGTGCCGTTATTTCTTTTTGAGGATACACTCATACTTACGAGTCATAAACGccaatcaattttatataattggAGAAATAATACACTAGAGGAAATAAACGTTACTATTGTCAATAATAGAACTACCGATTATGTTGAAAgtttagtttcaattttttga